A part of Chloroflexota bacterium genomic DNA contains:
- a CDS encoding DUF5317 domain-containing protein — MRWHRNAMILVFAVALGLAAGLLNASFRKEPYQPIDLKYIWLILVAATPQMLAFFISGTRDKIPDQWIPVILITSQLILVVFVWLNRKQPGIWILGLGLLLNLVVIALNGGWMPISPDTLNKLGVPADTWQLGARHAFSKDMVLMKETTRLWFLSDILTLPKWIPYRVAFSIGDVVVAAGVFFLLLQNNHSEDKK, encoded by the coding sequence ATGCGGTGGCATCGGAATGCAATGATCCTGGTCTTTGCCGTTGCCCTTGGTTTGGCAGCGGGTTTGTTAAACGCAAGTTTTAGAAAAGAACCTTACCAACCGATTGATCTGAAATACATCTGGCTCATACTGGTCGCCGCAACGCCACAGATGCTTGCCTTCTTTATCTCGGGCACCCGGGATAAGATACCGGACCAGTGGATTCCTGTCATTCTGATCACCTCCCAGCTTATCTTGGTCGTGTTTGTCTGGCTAAACCGCAAACAGCCCGGTATATGGATTTTGGGTTTGGGACTTCTCCTGAACCTGGTGGTGATCGCCCTGAATGGCGGATGGATGCCGATCTCACCGGATACCCTCAACAAATTGGGTGTACCGGCGGATACCTGGCAACTTGGCGCCAGACATGCTTTCAGCAAGGACATGGTCCTGATGAAGGAAACCACCCGTTTGTGGTTCCTCTCAGATATCCTGACCCTTCCCAAATGGATCCCTTATCGGGTTGCATTTAGCATAGGCGATGTCGTTGTTGCAGCTGGAGTGTTTTTCCTCTTATTACAGAACAATCATTCAGAAGACAAAAAGTAG
- a CDS encoding tetratricopeptide repeat protein, with translation MTSVYRCGNREEEQKAAVDSKYPITRTKLIIPRRRDEIVTRQRLLSILNDLLDLKLIIIAAPAGYGKTSLLIDFATHTEWPISWLTLDPLDQDPFRFISHFIAAIQARFPEFGKNSLSVLNSIPQSQLDIPAIVSTIANDIYEHITEHFIFMLDDYQLVEDGELVNQFINSFLQAADENVHLMVSSRRLLTLSDMPLLVARNQVGGLSFEEISFTSQEIQELLLKNYHITITDKSAEEITQQTEGWITGLLLSTQLLEDEIGERIRTARVSGVNLYDYMAQQVFEQQPEDIKLFLLRTSILEEYDVQRCKRVIGKALKITESWQSSIDQVMIRNLFVLPVGDSDDLWLRYHHLFRDFLQVRMRKERPEETVLITIALADDFAEHQDWEQAFILYKQVRAVDKMLSLVEKAGPAMVTGGKLLTLKEWMAALPPDIATSRPSLLSLQAAILVNGGEVDQGIQLFTKVIDRLLEDNDPANIEVLALSLIRRAVAMQIQGDLQKSLADNRNAIEILDAFPEYGLIKAEALRNIGVTLYYKGEVKEAINILKESLRLFESYDDHQNVPKVLFNIGLMHKVLGDYVRAEMMYQEALDIWSTGGNMSWTAELLNNLGVLQQLRGDFEKAAANFEKAIEYSKISNSPRTETLSLTSLGDLYKDLDAYEESLDVYRQAETIAKRTNDYFMLFYLTLAEGILNRISGTFPKAEVVFANAKEKALESQSSYNLNLLELELAIYHLRQDQYALGLSSAKKAYDYFEAEGNQSEALRAAFSCSLGLAAQEDKDEALVYLEKVLPALLENNYATPLIIQAREFKDLLTAVKGKHEVKRQYARILERVDSFEEKLPVTRRKIRRQATIMPFAPPKMIIQSFGKAQVHINSRLVSSSDWQTQTSRDMFFLFLAHPEGLTKEQVGLYFWPDATPDELKLRFKNTLYRLRRAVGRQSVLLQDDYYQFNWSLDYEYDVESFTSAVDRAQKAKDPRDKINYLKTAVESYKGDYLSEIEEIWAITDRQRYYQMYLDVLMRLANMYMERKSYKTALRYCYQALTEDACLEDAHRLAMRIHAATGNRAAIVRQYERCRVALVKEINAPPSRQTRELYETLIQK, from the coding sequence ATGACTTCTGTTTATCGGTGCGGCAACAGGGAAGAAGAGCAGAAGGCGGCTGTGGATAGTAAATACCCGATCACGAGGACAAAATTAATTATTCCGCGTCGGCGTGACGAAATCGTCACACGTCAGCGACTGTTATCGATTTTAAATGACCTGCTTGACCTCAAACTGATCATTATTGCTGCGCCCGCTGGCTATGGCAAGACCTCCCTACTGATTGATTTTGCCACCCATACCGAATGGCCCATTAGTTGGTTAACGCTTGATCCGCTGGATCAGGACCCCTTCCGATTTATTTCGCATTTTATCGCCGCCATTCAGGCTCGTTTCCCGGAATTTGGCAAAAACTCCCTCTCTGTACTGAATAGTATCCCCCAATCTCAATTGGATATCCCTGCAATCGTCTCAACGATTGCCAATGATATCTACGAGCACATCACAGAGCACTTCATCTTCATGCTGGATGACTATCAGCTTGTTGAAGATGGGGAGTTGGTGAATCAATTTATCAACAGCTTCCTCCAGGCAGCGGATGAAAACGTCCACCTGATGGTTTCATCACGGCGGTTGCTGACCCTTTCGGATATGCCCTTGTTGGTGGCCCGAAATCAGGTCGGTGGTCTGTCATTTGAGGAAATATCATTCACTTCGCAAGAAATTCAGGAACTGCTCCTGAAAAATTATCACATTACCATTACCGATAAATCCGCTGAAGAGATCACCCAGCAGACGGAAGGGTGGATCACGGGGTTATTGCTCTCCACGCAGCTCTTGGAAGATGAAATTGGAGAGCGGATTAGGACGGCCAGAGTTTCGGGTGTGAACCTGTATGACTATATGGCCCAACAGGTCTTTGAGCAGCAGCCGGAAGATATCAAGCTTTTCCTGCTGCGAACATCCATTCTTGAGGAATATGATGTCCAGCGTTGTAAGCGGGTGATTGGAAAGGCATTGAAAATCACCGAATCCTGGCAGTCGTCAATTGACCAGGTGATGATTCGGAACCTCTTTGTGCTGCCGGTGGGGGATTCGGATGACCTGTGGCTGCGATATCATCATCTCTTCCGGGATTTCCTTCAAGTCAGGATGCGCAAAGAGCGCCCCGAAGAGACAGTCTTGATCACAATTGCTTTAGCGGATGATTTCGCAGAACACCAGGACTGGGAACAGGCTTTTATTCTGTATAAGCAGGTTCGCGCGGTTGATAAGATGCTCAGCCTGGTGGAAAAAGCCGGCCCTGCGATGGTCACAGGCGGTAAGCTGCTGACCTTGAAGGAGTGGATGGCAGCTCTGCCACCGGATATCGCTACTTCGCGTCCTTCGTTACTGTCTTTGCAGGCGGCGATTTTGGTCAATGGCGGCGAAGTGGATCAGGGCATTCAGCTTTTTACCAAGGTCATTGATCGCCTTCTGGAAGATAATGACCCGGCGAATATCGAGGTATTGGCTCTGAGCCTGATCCGCAGAGCGGTGGCCATGCAGATTCAAGGCGACCTTCAAAAATCGCTGGCGGACAATAGAAACGCTATTGAGATTCTGGACGCATTCCCGGAATATGGCCTGATCAAGGCTGAAGCCCTCCGCAACATTGGGGTGACGCTCTACTATAAGGGTGAAGTTAAGGAAGCGATCAATATCCTTAAGGAATCCCTCCGACTGTTTGAGAGTTATGACGACCATCAGAACGTCCCGAAGGTTTTGTTCAACATCGGTCTGATGCACAAGGTCTTGGGTGACTACGTCCGGGCTGAAATGATGTATCAGGAGGCGCTGGATATTTGGAGTACAGGCGGCAACATGTCCTGGACTGCAGAGTTATTAAATAACTTGGGTGTTCTTCAACAACTACGCGGTGATTTCGAAAAAGCTGCAGCGAATTTTGAAAAAGCAATTGAATATTCCAAAATTAGCAATTCTCCAAGAACTGAAACTCTGAGTTTGACAAGCTTGGGTGACCTTTATAAAGATTTAGATGCGTATGAAGAATCATTAGATGTCTATAGACAAGCTGAGACTATTGCAAAGCGGACCAATGATTACTTTATGCTCTTCTATCTGACGTTGGCTGAAGGAATCCTCAACCGGATTTCAGGCACATTTCCCAAGGCGGAAGTGGTCTTTGCGAATGCCAAAGAAAAGGCGCTTGAAAGTCAATCATCGTATAACCTGAACCTGTTGGAACTGGAGCTGGCGATTTATCACCTTCGCCAGGACCAGTATGCACTTGGTCTGTCTTCTGCTAAGAAAGCTTATGATTATTTTGAGGCGGAGGGCAACCAGAGTGAGGCCTTGCGGGCAGCATTCAGCTGTTCACTGGGGCTTGCTGCCCAGGAGGACAAAGATGAGGCCCTGGTCTATCTGGAAAAGGTACTGCCTGCTCTGTTGGAAAACAACTATGCCACGCCTCTGATCATTCAGGCTCGTGAATTCAAGGACCTCCTGACCGCCGTGAAAGGCAAGCATGAGGTCAAACGCCAATACGCCAGGATCCTGGAACGGGTGGATTCGTTTGAGGAGAAACTCCCCGTCACCAGGCGCAAGATCCGCCGACAGGCAACCATCATGCCCTTCGCTCCACCGAAGATGATCATTCAAAGCTTCGGGAAAGCTCAGGTGCATATCAACAGCCGCTTGGTGAGCAGCAGCGATTGGCAGACTCAGACCTCCCGAGATATGTTCTTTCTGTTCCTGGCCCACCCGGAAGGGCTGACCAAAGAGCAGGTGGGGTTGTATTTCTGGCCTGATGCGACGCCTGACGAATTGAAGCTGCGTTTCAAGAATACGCTCTATCGGCTCCGGCGCGCCGTGGGTCGCCAAAGCGTTTTATTGCAGGATGACTATTACCAGTTCAACTGGTCATTGGATTATGAATATGACGTGGAATCCTTCACCAGCGCAGTTGATCGTGCCCAAAAGGCGAAGGATCCGCGGGATAAGATCAATTATTTAAAGACTGCGGTGGAAAGCTATAAAGGGGATTACCTTTCCGAGATCGAGGAAATTTGGGCGATCACCGACCGACAGCGTTATTACCAGATGTATCTGGATGTGCTGATGCGGCTGGCCAATATGTATATGGAGCGTAAGTCATATAAGACCGCGTTGCGGTATTGCTATCAGGCGCTCACTGAAGATGCCTGCCTAGAAGATGCCCATCGCTTAGCCATGCGGATCCATGCTGCAACTGGAAATCGGGCCGCAATCGTCCGCCAATATGAGCGCTGCCGGGTCGCTTTGGTCAAAGAAATCAACGCGCCGCCCTCCCGTCAGACCCGTGAACTCTATGAAACACTGATCCAAAAGTAG
- a CDS encoding YjbQ family protein, with protein MQWFKSILFIKTSGKGFYNFTDAINSQLRQWEIEEGMAFLFVQHTSASLVINENYAPSAQTDMENFLEHIAPEGELWYAHTLEGKDDTPAHLRTMVTNISLEIPVDNGILSLGTWQGIYLAEHRNSAHQRRVLLRVLSTTP; from the coding sequence ATGCAGTGGTTCAAATCAATATTGTTTATCAAAACATCTGGCAAAGGCTTCTACAATTTTACAGACGCAATCAATAGCCAGCTCCGCCAGTGGGAAATCGAAGAGGGAATGGCTTTCCTCTTTGTTCAGCATACCAGTGCGTCTCTGGTTATAAACGAAAATTATGCCCCGTCCGCCCAAACCGATATGGAGAACTTTTTAGAGCATATCGCACCGGAAGGGGAACTCTGGTACGCTCACACCCTGGAAGGCAAAGATGATACCCCCGCCCATCTACGCACCATGGTCACCAACATCAGCCTTGAAATACCAGTGGATAATGGAATCCTCAGTTTAGGAACCTGGCAAGGCATCTACCTGGCTGAACATCGGAATTCAGCCCACCAAAGGCGAGTGCTTCTACGGGTACTTTCAACCACCCCTTAA
- a CDS encoding TIGR00266 family protein: MNIELKYQPSYTLGIVTLGPSEEIQVEGGSMVSMSPDVAIETKARGGLLKSLGRAMLGGESFFQNTFRAGPKGGEITVAPALPGDMHIVQLNNDAMVVQSGSYVASENGVTVDTKWGGAKTFFASEGLIMLQVSGTGKAVLSSYGAIHELDLAAGQRYTVDTGHLVAFSHNMGFNVRAVGGIKSTLFSGEGLVVDLTGPGKVLLQTRSTDAFLSWLLPKLPKDHSNH, encoded by the coding sequence ATGAATATCGAACTCAAATATCAACCCTCCTACACCCTGGGGATCGTTACCCTCGGACCAAGTGAAGAAATCCAGGTGGAAGGCGGCTCAATGGTCAGCATGTCCCCGGATGTTGCCATCGAAACCAAGGCGCGCGGTGGCCTGCTCAAATCACTGGGCCGGGCGATGCTGGGCGGCGAATCCTTTTTTCAGAACACCTTCCGCGCCGGCCCAAAAGGCGGAGAGATCACGGTTGCCCCCGCATTACCGGGCGATATGCACATCGTTCAATTAAACAATGATGCCATGGTCGTGCAATCCGGCTCATATGTGGCCTCGGAAAACGGCGTCACTGTTGACACCAAATGGGGCGGCGCGAAAACCTTCTTTGCCTCCGAAGGGCTGATTATGCTGCAGGTCTCCGGCACGGGTAAAGCCGTCCTTTCCTCCTATGGCGCCATCCACGAGTTGGACCTGGCTGCCGGCCAACGTTACACCGTTGATACCGGCCATTTGGTCGCTTTTAGCCATAACATGGGCTTCAATGTCCGGGCCGTTGGTGGCATCAAGTCCACCCTCTTCAGTGGTGAGGGCTTGGTGGTGGATCTGACTGGCCCCGGAAAAGTCCTGCTGCAGACCCGCTCAACGGACGCATTCCTTTCCTGGCTGCTCCCCAAGCTACCAAAAGACCATAGCAACCACTAA
- a CDS encoding isoprenylcysteine carboxylmethyltransferase family protein: MKIILDYYPLIIYALLFAGLKISERAVLRRPGNNIRKGWGDWTVWLILAPMWLVLVGPVAEFIFLHTQPSIWEMVSGGALFAGAVFFSVKGYLNLEEGFSQAIERDDTQLVITGLYKTIRHPVSLGNILFLVACPLFLAAGPSWIPALVGVLGVMLRISIEESFMQRHVPDYAAYKERTWALIPFIY, encoded by the coding sequence ATGAAGATTATTTTAGATTATTACCCATTAATCATTTATGCTCTACTTTTTGCGGGACTCAAGATCAGTGAACGAGCTGTCCTGCGGCGTCCCGGAAACAACATTCGTAAAGGTTGGGGGGATTGGACTGTGTGGCTGATCCTGGCCCCGATGTGGCTGGTGCTGGTTGGACCCGTGGCTGAGTTTATTTTCCTTCACACCCAACCTTCCATCTGGGAGATGGTTTCTGGTGGAGCGCTATTTGCTGGGGCGGTGTTTTTCTCTGTCAAAGGATATTTGAACCTGGAAGAGGGCTTCAGCCAGGCCATAGAACGCGACGATACCCAGCTGGTGATTACCGGCCTCTATAAGACTATTCGGCATCCCGTTTCCCTGGGAAATATTCTTTTCCTGGTTGCCTGTCCGCTTTTTTTGGCGGCTGGGCCATCTTGGATTCCTGCTCTGGTGGGTGTTCTGGGCGTCATGCTGCGCATCTCAATTGAAGAGTCTTTCATGCAACGCCATGTTCCCGACTATGCGGCCTATAAGGAACGCACCTGGGCGCTGATTCCGTTTATCTATTAG
- a CDS encoding phosphotransferase, producing MDKSIRKLFTDELLAQALAAYGIKPAEAEILDGFESFIYQVTMGDEEYILRIGHDHRRGADLVYAEANFLNYLSLCGLSVPAVHPTREGTLVSAIPAADGSHFITALFTKALGHPPKRKDRTPELFKRMGAFLGRLHTFSAAYQPDENTPKRYTFDVDSKAMIAEAEKSLPKGDEVIKALYRETIDKILALPRDNGGFGLCHSDFHSGNFFITDKGQITLFDFDDCQYAWYIYDIAMALFYAISMDCQSQEELEAAQTFLSSFLSGYRQEFTLDPGWLLQIPLFLKLREMDLYIIIHRSMDMNNLDAWCERYMDHRREKILNNTPYCALDYARP from the coding sequence ATGGATAAAAGCATTCGAAAACTTTTCACTGACGAACTATTGGCACAAGCCTTGGCTGCCTACGGCATAAAACCCGCAGAGGCTGAGATTCTGGACGGCTTTGAGAGCTTCATCTACCAGGTCACAATGGGCGACGAGGAATATATCCTCCGTATTGGTCACGACCATCGACGCGGTGCTGACCTGGTTTATGCCGAAGCGAATTTTCTGAATTACCTTTCACTATGCGGGTTGTCGGTCCCCGCCGTCCACCCGACGCGTGAGGGCACATTGGTCAGTGCTATTCCGGCCGCTGATGGGTCACATTTCATCACAGCCTTATTCACAAAAGCACTAGGTCATCCCCCCAAGCGCAAGGACCGGACCCCCGAGCTGTTCAAGCGGATGGGCGCCTTTCTGGGCCGGCTTCACACATTCAGCGCAGCCTATCAGCCAGACGAGAATACCCCAAAGCGATACACCTTCGATGTGGATTCTAAGGCGATGATTGCTGAGGCAGAAAAATCCCTCCCAAAGGGCGACGAAGTCATCAAAGCGCTCTATCGGGAGACGATTGATAAAATCTTGGCCCTCCCAAGGGACAATGGCGGTTTTGGCCTCTGCCATAGCGATTTTCACAGTGGCAATTTCTTCATAACGGACAAAGGCCAAATCACCCTATTCGACTTTGATGATTGCCAATATGCCTGGTATATCTATGACATTGCGATGGCGTTGTTTTATGCCATTTCCATGGACTGCCAGAGCCAGGAGGAACTGGAAGCCGCCCAGACCTTTCTAAGCAGCTTCCTGAGCGGTTACCGGCAGGAATTCACACTTGATCCAGGCTGGTTACTTCAAATCCCTCTTTTTCTCAAATTGCGGGAAATGGACCTTTACATCATCATCCACCGGAGCATGGATATGAACAACCTGGATGCCTGGTGCGAGAGGTATATGGATCACCGCCGCGAGAAAATCTTGAACAACACGCCATATTGTGCGCTTGACTATGCCAGGCCCTGA
- a CDS encoding CpaF family protein: MFSNRPAMNKESSTPVQQSQTIASEHHNDFIAIRDAVQKELLENSKSDSSVNPEKLKVLIEEVFNKVLEEEHFLYNHDTRNQLLELVVADIVGYGPIEPLLKDNDITEIMVNGYDKVYVERFGLIKPTNVKFESEGHLMRVIDRIVSPIGRRVDESSPMVDARLPSGFRVNATIPPLSLNGAVLTIRKFATRPFQVQDLISNGTLNISLANFLKACVEARVNMVVSGGTGTGKTTFLNVLSSFIPEGERVITIEDTAELQLRQSHVVRLEKRPPNIEGKGEITIRQLVINALRMRPDRIVVGECRGGEAVDMLQAMNTGHDGSMTTIHSNGPRDALRRIETMVMMAGMDLPLRAIREQVASSMELIVHLERMKDGTRKIVKVAEVQGMESDTVVMQDLYAFEHAGIKNGMIQGTHKPTGLRPGFTPKLVAAGIRLPDSVFER; this comes from the coding sequence ATGTTTTCAAATCGACCAGCGATGAATAAGGAGAGTTCAACTCCCGTTCAACAAAGCCAAACCATTGCTTCAGAGCATCATAACGATTTTATTGCCATTCGGGATGCAGTCCAAAAGGAACTGCTTGAAAACAGCAAATCTGACTCGTCGGTCAATCCTGAAAAGCTGAAGGTATTGATTGAAGAAGTCTTCAATAAAGTTCTGGAAGAAGAGCATTTTCTTTATAACCATGACACCCGTAATCAGCTTTTGGAATTGGTTGTTGCGGATATTGTGGGGTATGGCCCAATTGAACCTTTGTTGAAAGATAACGACATTACAGAAATCATGGTCAATGGCTATGATAAGGTCTATGTTGAACGATTTGGTCTTATCAAACCGACTAATGTGAAGTTTGAAAGCGAAGGGCACCTGATGCGGGTCATTGACCGGATTGTATCGCCCATCGGCAGGCGTGTGGATGAATCCTCGCCAATGGTGGATGCCCGCTTGCCCAGTGGTTTCCGTGTGAACGCAACCATTCCACCGCTTTCACTGAACGGCGCTGTACTGACTATCCGTAAATTTGCCACCCGGCCGTTCCAAGTGCAGGACTTGATCTCGAATGGGACGTTGAACATCAGTTTGGCCAACTTCCTCAAGGCTTGCGTTGAGGCCAGGGTTAACATGGTGGTCTCCGGTGGTACCGGTACCGGTAAAACCACCTTCCTCAACGTGCTTTCCTCGTTCATCCCTGAGGGTGAACGGGTGATCACCATTGAGGATACAGCGGAGCTTCAGCTGCGCCAGTCGCATGTGGTCCGGCTTGAGAAACGCCCACCGAACATTGAAGGGAAAGGCGAAATTACCATTCGCCAATTGGTGATCAATGCCCTGCGTATGCGCCCTGACCGCATTGTCGTCGGTGAGTGCCGTGGTGGTGAAGCGGTTGACATGCTTCAGGCCATGAACACTGGTCATGACGGCTCTATGACCACCATCCACTCTAACGGTCCTCGGGATGCCTTACGACGTATTGAAACCATGGTGATGATGGCCGGGATGGATCTGCCCCTGCGGGCTATCCGTGAACAGGTGGCCTCCTCCATGGAATTGATTGTGCACCTTGAAAGAATGAAGGATGGTACCCGTAAGATCGTGAAGGTGGCTGAGGTGCAGGGCATGGAGAGTGACACGGTCGTTATGCAGGACCTCTATGCCTTTGAACATGCCGGCATCAAGAACGGTATGATCCAGGGCACGCATAAGCCCACAGGTTTGCGCCCAGGGTTCACCCCGAAACTGGTTGCCGCTGGGATTAGACTGCCTGATAGCGTGTTTGAACGGTAA
- a CDS encoding tetratricopeptide repeat protein, which produces MIKTMEDKNKKVEKRTKVKNSFGFIIMIVAVILIVATVFYFSFKYFNNQIAEKQRIQQSYTLDNMANQAEQLLLVGNPQPAAAIIDNIREINPDYERLSNLTTEVELLLRMESKYQEAESLLEAGNLEDALVLFYDIQVESPGLWDVSQQIEAIETENQIAILLADGNTAYENEDWDTVIGSYESALALDSQLNDPLITEQLLQGYLKKIISMLEDDGATIEDIEAAEQYYRKAVALIPQSKQYANERENLQEASSNLLQLKFVQTAKEMLSDSNQTITSVKKAVTYLSKAASIDPKNSALQRDLNNAEYYQVAFQDFLDMDWAPAITNLTKIMESDPNFAGGNSATLLYEAYSALGEQYYSAGFYSDALNNFEQAELVAWDDRENDLKLFQIQLYIGDTYGKLRDYENAVSYYLYALNSIEITSYTELGSVNNLMAQASYWDATGDYDSAYSALQEVLQGIGGIYINTEIEISDGACLAFFADDNLSTIDAILEANNLPKSTVINFGRQLIVPSIQQ; this is translated from the coding sequence ATGATTAAGACAATGGAGGATAAAAATAAGAAGGTTGAAAAAAGAACAAAAGTCAAAAACTCCTTTGGCTTTATCATAATGATTGTTGCCGTCATTCTGATCGTCGCTACCGTTTTCTATTTTTCCTTTAAATATTTCAATAATCAGATCGCTGAGAAACAACGCATTCAACAATCCTATACGTTGGACAATATGGCCAATCAGGCGGAACAGCTCTTGCTGGTTGGCAATCCCCAGCCTGCTGCCGCCATTATCGATAATATTCGTGAAATCAATCCGGATTATGAACGGTTATCCAATTTGACAACGGAAGTCGAGCTGCTCTTGCGCATGGAGTCTAAATATCAGGAAGCCGAATCTCTTCTGGAGGCTGGCAATCTGGAAGATGCGTTAGTTTTGTTCTATGATATCCAGGTAGAAAGCCCTGGATTATGGGACGTATCCCAGCAGATTGAAGCCATCGAGACGGAAAATCAAATAGCCATTTTGTTGGCTGATGGCAATACAGCTTATGAGAACGAAGACTGGGATACCGTCATCGGTTCTTATGAAAGTGCACTCGCATTAGACTCTCAGCTGAATGATCCCCTGATCACAGAGCAGTTGCTTCAGGGCTATCTGAAAAAGATCATTAGTATGCTTGAGGATGATGGGGCTACCATTGAAGACATTGAGGCAGCGGAACAATATTATCGTAAAGCCGTTGCCCTGATTCCGCAGAGTAAGCAATATGCGAATGAGCGCGAAAACCTGCAGGAAGCCAGCAGCAACCTTCTGCAATTAAAATTTGTTCAGACGGCGAAGGAAATGCTTTCGGACAGCAATCAGACGATCACTTCGGTCAAGAAAGCAGTCACCTATCTATCCAAAGCCGCAAGTATTGACCCGAAGAATTCGGCGTTACAAAGAGACCTGAACAACGCTGAGTATTATCAAGTGGCGTTTCAGGATTTCCTGGATATGGATTGGGCGCCTGCGATTACAAATTTGACGAAGATCATGGAATCAGATCCCAACTTCGCTGGTGGAAACAGCGCTACCTTGCTTTATGAGGCGTATTCTGCCCTGGGCGAGCAGTATTACTCAGCAGGATTCTATTCCGATGCGCTCAACAATTTTGAGCAGGCGGAATTGGTAGCTTGGGACGATAGAGAAAATGATTTGAAGTTGTTCCAGATTCAGCTATATATCGGCGACACTTATGGGAAGCTTAGAGATTATGAGAATGCTGTGTCATATTATCTCTATGCTTTGAATTCGATTGAGATCACCTCCTATACTGAGCTGGGGTCCGTCAATAATTTGATGGCTCAGGCCAGTTACTGGGATGCAACCGGTGATTATGATTCGGCCTATTCAGCGCTGCAGGAAGTGCTTCAAGGAATCGGCGGCATATATATTAATACTGAAATTGAGATCAGCGATGGGGCTTGTTTGGCCTTCTTCGCAGATGACAACCTATCGACCATTGATGCTATTCTTGAGGCGAATAATTTGCCTAAGAGCACGGTGATCAATTTTGGGAGACAATTGATTGTTCCCAGCATTCAACAATAA
- a CDS encoding type II secretion system F family protein yields MENLLDSDLLFVGVGVVVVFLGLGTIIYGIVSWLKSGKKVSNRIEQFVNAEPIVSEGGPKRPMIVQREISGSLFNRTIVNWFKKILQFLGRFTPEKLVVDLEHKLTIAGNPRNMHAGEFYAIRFLAFVAGIVVAFILNRDFKNIDLKMLGIGVIIVLLCYMYPTVWLNGKVRVRQDEIQRGLPDALDMLSVCASAGLAFDQSLLKISGYWDTDLGHEIKRVTKEMEMGISRATALRNMSNRLDVDDLSRFVAIIIQAEKVGMSYADVLHSQALQMRVQRQFRAREIANKLPGKMLFPIALLIFPAMLAVILGPSIPAIMDLFSTL; encoded by the coding sequence ATGGAAAATCTTCTGGATAGCGATTTATTATTTGTTGGCGTAGGGGTGGTGGTCGTCTTCCTTGGTTTGGGGACGATTATTTATGGTATCGTCTCCTGGCTTAAGTCGGGGAAGAAGGTCTCGAACCGGATCGAACAGTTCGTCAACGCTGAGCCAATTGTGTCGGAGGGCGGCCCAAAGCGCCCAATGATCGTCCAGCGTGAAATCAGTGGGTCGCTCTTCAATCGGACCATCGTCAATTGGTTTAAAAAGATCCTCCAGTTTCTGGGGCGATTTACGCCTGAAAAGCTGGTTGTTGATCTGGAACACAAATTGACGATTGCGGGGAATCCACGCAATATGCACGCGGGTGAATTTTATGCTATCCGTTTCCTGGCCTTTGTGGCTGGCATTGTGGTCGCATTCATTCTAAATCGCGATTTTAAGAATATTGACTTGAAGATGTTGGGCATAGGTGTAATTATCGTCCTACTCTGCTATATGTACCCAACGGTCTGGCTGAATGGCAAAGTCAGGGTCCGGCAGGATGAAATTCAGCGAGGGCTGCCGGATGCCTTGGATATGCTTTCAGTTTGCGCCAGCGCCGGTTTGGCGTTTGATCAATCCTTGTTGAAGATCAGTGGTTATTGGGATACCGATCTTGGGCATGAGATCAAACGGGTGACCAAAGAGATGGAAATGGGTATCTCCCGGGCGACCGCGCTGAGGAATATGAGCAACCGGTTGGATGTGGATGACCTTTCCCGTTTCGTCGCAATTATCATCCAGGCAGAAAAAGTCGGTATGAGCTATGCGGATGTTTTGCACAGTCAGGCTTTACAGATGCGTGTTCAGCGCCAGTTTAGGGCCAGAGAAATTGCAAATAAACTCCCAGGGAAGATGTTGTTCCCAATTGCTTTGTTAATCTTCCCGGCCATGCTTGCAGTCATTCTGGGCCCATCCATCCCAGCCATTATGGACCTCTTTAGCACTTTATAG